The genomic region GACCAGACTGTTGGTGGACAGCCATCTTCCTCAAACGGGCCAAAAGAGAGGGATTACCAAGGCCTTTCTTtctatgttaaatgttattcaATAACTTTCTTTGAGATTCATTCGTCCTCTATTTATTATTCTCTTGATTAAatatgtatgtgtttttgtgctgcaggtgttcctGTACGTCCCCAGGGCTTTGGTTGATCTCTCCGTATTTGGCAGCAATCAAGCATCTCTAATTCAGAGCCTGCAATCAGCTCACAGATCGTTACGTTTCCGGCCTTCCCTCAAGAAGAGAAAAGCCACAATTGAGGGTCCTTTCGCCGCCATCCAAGCCCTGAGAAATGACCTCATCCACAGGGCCAGCCGGCTTAAATCCAACGACTCAGCCCAAACTGCTCCCGACAAAATAAGAGAAACTCCTCTTAATCCAAGGGTAATATCTCATCCAGAGCTTGTCCACACTGTAAGCCGCAGCCGTTCTAAAGCTAAGCCGAAGCCAGTGAACAGCTTATCAACAGGGCTGCAGACCACAGGTGAGGCAACTGGAGTCCAAAGCCCGCTCTTAGATGCTGAAACTCAGAATGCTTCCCGGAGGCTGAAAGTTCAGGAGAGGGGTTGCGCAGAAGGTTGCTTTGGCGATACAGATGAAgaggaagtagaagaagagagttcTCAAACCAGGGTGGAAATGCCCACAGAATTCAGAAATGAGCAAGTGTTAAAGGAAGGGATGAATGCAAGGATAAGACGGTCTTCATCAGGCGTGTACCTGCCCCTTGCAGCGGAAATGTCAGCAAATGGAAAGCGACGGAAAGACGACACGACACGAAAGCACACCACACCAGACGGGACTTTTGGGAAGGCCAAAACAAAGAGTCACACCGGCTCTCAGAAGGAATCAGATCAGAATAGCTCATCCATTACTTCTGTTTCAAACTCATCAAGACGGAAAAATGAGGATCCCAAAGAAACCTGCATCTTGGTCGACTCTAACATATTTCAATACATCAAAAAATTTGCCAGGAAAGACTTGGACAAATGCCTAAGAGGTCTTGGTGCATCCATTGAGAGTAATGAAGGATCTGACCTTGTGAGGGTTATCTGGACTGAGACCCAAACCTCTGGGGCGACCTCGGGGATTCAACAGGCCCTGGATGACCTTCAGTTTTTGGTGGAATCTTGGGTCACAACTTTAAGAGTCCATGAGATTGACTTTGGCAAGGAGGAAGGACTTGATAAACAGGAGTTGATTAAGGTCTGTGATGAACTGAGTGACACGTTTGATGACAGTCTATACATGTTCCAGGGTTCTCGTATTAAGATTGTCGCTCCTTCCGTGTCTAGTCGCATATTTTACATATTGGCAGAGAGTAGAATTTCTAAACTCCGAAAACAAACCCTTCTGAATGCAGTGGCATGAGCTATAATAATTGAATGCAATACCATTCAGTGACCACATGGTGGTGCAGTTGCTCTACATATGACCTTCACAGAGTTTGAGTATGTTTTTGTTACAAAGGCAAATGTTGAGAGACATTTCAGTTTTAATATCAGTTACACAATATTTGTTCATGTTCTTCATGGAGTCAGAATTGAATAATTACTCACAATATATGAGTAATATAACCTCCATAACTCAAAAATCTTGGTTACTTCTCCACTTAAATGAGACAAGACACTGTACAAAAAGTAAAGTCCAGACTGTATTATCATTTACGAAAACTGTGtttaataaaatgtgaaaaaacaatattttttactttattgtattttttatgattttattaggccaccagcgcaccccaaaaaaacaacactgctttAGAATTAAatctttctgcttttatttttgccttGAATGGCACATGAGGCCTCCTTACACCATGAAAGACCTAATTTTAAATTCCCTAAAGATTTTTGTGTTATATAGTTTTccattaagaaaaaaagaagacttgGACATGATCAAAGTTCAGTTGTAATCACAATGTTTGACACTAGGGGGCAGTATTGCGCTTTGTCCTTCACTGTGTAAAAACAGTGACAACATAGCCCTGCTCAGGATGCTATTATGGAGGCTGGGTTTGGCAAGCAGGGTGTAGATTGGCAGGCAAATGATGTCAGTTGGACATCCCATTATACACCCtctcccctccacacacacacacacacacacatacacacacagagtcattgTGTTGCACCTTCTCCAGGGGAAATACTGATCCTTGCATGTGATGTGTGAAGATGTTCAGTAAAATCATGTGGTgttgagagttttttttattttagtttttttgtcttCTATTATTCAAATGAGCTCGCTCCACAGCCTCCATAATTGATtcattatgtaaaaaaaaaataagccaCACTTCtataatgaacacacacacacacacacacacacaaacatagacaATCACTCATCTcccagacatacacacacactctaggTTGTTACCATAGGAACATAGTGGAAGAGGTTGCCGAGCTGCAGCGCCGGGCATCGTTAGAGGAAGCTCTCGAAtacaatgaaaacatccaggaGGACTGAGGAATGACGTTTTTAGAAGAGAACCCCTTCATTAAAGACGAGCGACTGCCTCTTAACACAGTGAACTCTGCTGCCCCGTCCTCTCAATTACCCATTATGTGGGTGGGGGGCTGGGGTTATTGTAGTGAAACAGATAGAGGGGTCAACAAGAAGAAAGCATGAATTATTTTTTCTGATACTGGTCCTTCATTTCAtcccttttcattttttctcccCATTATGCATAAAGTATAATTAGGTTATTGTGCTTTTGAATATATTAAGCATGTATGACTTTCAGAATGGAGGtcaaaaacagcagcaggccagGAAAGGATACCAGAGTGTGTTTGTCAAGGAAAAGCAACACATCAAAGAgatagaaaacaaacacaacaagggactgaaagtaaacaaaatacacaaaggacAAAACAATCGTTATAGGTGGtggtttcattaaaaacaaactgccACACCATTTCCTGCTGTCTCCAAAAGTTATCTTAAGATCCTTAAATGATCTTACAGTGTAGAAGACTTGGAAGGTAATGTCTGTGCCAATGGGTCCAAAGTCTAGAAACCCAAATATCAGTCCAGACCATCTGTTTTGTTTCCAGGCGTGTACTCTTGTGCGGTCATGTTCAGGCACATACATCTCGGTGGTCAGAGGTCGGTCAGCGAATGCAGCAGACCTCTGCATTTTTTTGAACACAGTGAAGGATGGGGTAGCTGGTGATGAATTGTTCTCTCCAGGCAATGTGTGTGCGCGCCCGTTGCAGTCACAAATTGTGTCTTAATGATTCTCTTTACAGATCATCACCCTGCCTGGGAGGGGGGGAAGCAGGAAGGGATATGAGCTGCACCCCCCTGCTGCTCCGGCTAAATGTTGTATGGGTGTTAGGGAGTCGTGATGGAGGAGCCTCGGAGAAGAAATTGGGGGTAACAGACTGaggaaatgtttgtgtgtgttagctgTGGAAAAGGATGAATGATGTTTAATTGAACTCATATGGAAGACATTCATCCTCAGATTAGCATAATGAGATGTGTGTACATTTCCATACATGGACTTTTCTTTATATAAGAAATGAGATACAATGATTTAAAAGTCTTCAAGGGTGTGACCAGCTCAAAGGAATTTCCCCACCTTTGCCTGTTACAACCTTGCACCTTTCAACACACCTGAACCTGCCTCTCATTGCACAATCATCCCCACAGCTAATATATACCAAGGAATAGTAATACTTTAACCACCAAGTTGAGGGATGTGAACAAATAAGGAGCAAAAACTCTCAAAGAAAAAGCAACTAGAATGTGACATGAAGTGTAAAAGCACTCTGAGAGTTCACTGCaatttgctgctgtaactctgtggttcacattttgatatttgaaaaacaaatctactttctttcattttttatttaacttcttATCCATTGCCCTGTTTTTTCACATTACAACCCACCATCTGCACATCCACACTTACGAGCCGTTTCAGGAAGTGTCAGTGTAATTATCAGTCTCTCCTCTGATCACTTTAAACAGCTCAGAGTCAGTGGGGTGTAAAGAAGAAATGTGATTGCCTGTTAAACCTCGACACCACAGACCACAGCGCTCAACACACGGCTGCCACATGTGGCCCCCCGTGAATTCAGAACTTTTGCTCCTGGATATTTAAAAAGATAGAAAGCAGTGGAGGCTAAAGCTGGAAGTATACAATCTCATGCATTTAACAAAGTCACTGTGGAACCAATGAGCCTCTGGGACCAGTgtatagtttttattttggccGTCTTCTAGGGTTGTTAACATAGGACGATGGGAAAAATGACTTTGCTTTCGATCCAGGCTTGGTTGTAACCGAATCTGGCAACCCACCGGCAATCATCGCCCAATTTCAGCAAGCTTCTGTCAAAGATGCCAGAAACAACGTGTAGCAACAGCTAGCTAACAGTAGCTTGCTTGCACgccaaatattaaaaaaaaaggtacacaAAGTCAGAGCAGTTGAAATAGATAATCACCCTTTTTTGGGGTGCACTGGTTTACATTTTCGTAAGCATATGACAGCCGGTACtcaataatgttgttttaacgATTTTGCAACACCTTGCAGTTTAAGATTCCATTTCAGACAGAGCTTGTTGCCTGAACAGTTTCAGTTTTGGCAGTAGTTGTCTGCAGCTGGTCCCCCCGAAAAACCCCAATGATTGGTAGCACTGCCTTGTGGGAAAGCATCTCAATTTCAGCCCTCATTCTCTCAGCTCCATTAGCTAACAAAAGACCAGAGgccggagagagagacacatttctcAGGTGGCAGGGTATGATTTGTGGGTCTCTGGATTATTTGAGGCACTCTGTCTTACTCTAAACTGTATATAAATGTGTCCAGACACTCAACAGTGAAAAATGAAATTGCACTGACCATGACAGGACCACAGGTTGATGACAAAATGTGCGACAGGGAAGATTGAGCTCATGTAATTGGCATGGTGAGTTCAATGACACGGTGTAAAGGACAGCAATGATATTGACACCTTTGCCATTTTAGTACGTATCACAGCTAACTCCAGTAATCCTGTTCCCTTGACAATGGAATGATTTACATAATTACACTGGGAACAGATTACATAAAATGAATCCCTGTGTAATTCATTCCACAGGCTCGCTCTTTCCACCCAAGTGttatcagccttttttttttctgtggtttgTCTGGACAAAATGGTAAAACgagaaaggacagatggagaCGAGAGGGGCGACAGCGTGCGAGAAAAGGTTGTGAATACATCAGTGGCCTACTGAGCCAACAGGATGTGGCAGCACGGGTGTGTTTGCacatgcaggtgtgtgtgatgaatgCATTTGTATGCTGTCTGCATCTCAAATCAGTCGCCTGGTGAAGATAAATAGCTCTGTCTTTATGCCAAATGTTAATGCTCAGACAAAGGACACAGATTTATCCAGAATCAGCGGAGGAAGTAGAATTTATGTGAACCAACATGCTGGTTAATTTGAGCAATCAAACCAGGTCAGTGGGTCAAAGCTACATTACATTGAAAAATATTCTACTGTAGGAGTAGAGTAGACTAGTTAGTAACTTCAGGAGCAACTGTGCGTTCAACTCAAAAGCAAAGCAAATGAACCAATCATTGAATAGGCGCCTGTTCTTTGGTGTTGgttgggtctcagtttcacagtaaataGTCGATTTAACAGAggcctctctctgtcttgcaTTGGCAGTATAAACCTGCAAATAGAAAGGATTTCTTTGTTGCAATCTACTTGTTATAGTCAGGTATTAAGTTtgtgaaaataacatttatctGTGTCTTCTTGGTCTCAGCTTCACAGTAAATAGTTCAACAGAGGCTTCTCTCTGGCTTCCATTAGCAGTGTGAACCTGAAAAAGAAGCATTCTCTCACATTTGATATTTTCCTTCTAAGttaattaatattttgaatGCATTTGCTTATAGAATAGtacttttgcttttaaaagcaCTCTACACTTTCTCCACCATTTGTGAAAATGTGCATCCTATTGACACAAGAAGTCTGCTGAAGGACTTGTGGTCTatctgcagaaatgaaacaTCTTTTCATTAATACAAAAAGCACTTAGACACAATGTCTCCTCATCTACTAACCATAAAAAAACGAATCCTTAAGAGGCTGGCCGCATACTTGCTACCTAACCtcgatgagagagagaaagcacgCTGATTTGATTATCCCGACCCGAGTCTTTAAAGTCTCCTGGAAATGTCAGCAGAATCATCAAAGCAGCCGTCCTCTTCATAAAGCCCTGATCAAAGGCATTCTCAGCATACTGTGCCCTCTATATTGTTAGCTCACGGGTAAAATGTCTACATCTGCACAACATTATTGGTTTTATGGGAGTTATATAAGTGGAGACAGACCCACAACAGGGATAGACAAGTTACATTTCCCCCTTTCAGCCACACCCTCAGCCCACCAACTCTCTGCAGTGTTTAAAACTGTGTCAAATGTAGCGGACTTCACCAACCTGAGGGATTTATCTGAgtcacatttgtgttttttcgAGGGGTGGGACCTCAAAACCATATCTCTACATCTCACCACTCAGTCTCTGGATGATGTCACCAATGTGCTCATGTTTTGGACAatggggaggaagtggagat from Notolabrus celidotus isolate fNotCel1 chromosome 24, fNotCel1.pri, whole genome shotgun sequence harbors:
- the LOC117808021 gene encoding uncharacterized protein LOC117808021, whose translation is MFAPLMLISKHKGASTEVMQTYTVHRTRTVVVSGVPDVLPLSRMIDKLTIHFQRHRRSHGGDVDAVRYPTNINGVAFVTFDRREDAERVLQKEEQIMSDSEFPVNFSLTVFPFSEDVFLYVPRALVDLSVFGSNQASLIQSLQSAHRSLRFRPSLKKRKATIEGPFAAIQALRNDLIHRASRLKSNDSAQTAPDKIRETPLNPRVISHPELVHTVSRSRSKAKPKPVNSLSTGLQTTGEATGVQSPLLDAETQNASRRLKVQERGCAEGCFGDTDEEEVEEESSQTRVEMPTEFRNEQVLKEGMNARIRRSSSGVYLPLAAEMSANGKRRKDDTTRKHTTPDGTFGKAKTKSHTGSQKESDQNSSSITSVSNSSRRKNEDPKETCILVDSNIFQYIKKFARKDLDKCLRGLGASIESNEGSDLVRVIWTETQTSGATSGIQQALDDLQFLVESWVTTLRVHEIDFGKEEGLDKQELIKVCDELSDTFDDSLYMFQGSRIKIVAPSVSSRIFYILAESRISKLRKQTLLNAVA